The Amaranthus tricolor cultivar Red isolate AtriRed21 chromosome 6, ASM2621246v1, whole genome shotgun sequence genome has a segment encoding these proteins:
- the LOC130815020 gene encoding uncharacterized protein LOC130815020: MPLNSPLSTDILAMPNPAKIEIPAIIPFSGLALTWYTSLPNGSINSFGEFEPKFLSHFMASKRQEKSNFHLLSITQQERESFSAYLQRLDNGVLAVTDLETSIVVSALINGMKTHKLKFQLLENQVKTYSKAMRQANSFVIASDICHQLDPNSKKRKSDKMAETQRQKPQNQNQVARRGPNQSEGERKYPPRKPRNDGYEARFNRNRRDIFYAMRDELPPPSTIPTPKNGRNMDLWCEYHKKHGHTLSNYHE; this comes from the exons ATGCCACTAAATTCTCCTCTGTCTACGGACATCTTAGCCATGCCAAATCCTGCCAAGATTGAAATTCCAGCTATAATTCCCTTCTCCG GCCTAGCCCTAACTTGGTATACTTCGCTTCCCAATGGAAGCATTAATAGCTTTGGCGAGTTCGAACCTAAGTTCCTTAGCCATTTTATGGCTTCCAAGAGGCAAGAGAAGTCTAACTTTCACTTGTTGAGCATAACTCAACAAGAACGAGAATCCTTTTCTGCTTACCTTCAACGACTCGATAACGGAGTCTTGGCAGTAACTGATTTAGAAACGTCTATTGTTGTGTCAGCCTTAATAAACGGCATGAAAACTCACAAGTTGAAATTCCAACTCCTGGAAAATCAAGTCAAAACCTATTCTAAAGCAATGAGGCAAGCCAATAGTTTTGTCATTGCTTCCGACATCTGCCATCAATTGGATCCTAactccaagaaaaggaagagtgATAAAATGGCTGAGACTCAGAGGCAGAAACCCCAAAACCAAAATCAGGTTGCAAGAAGAGGTCCCAACCAATCCGAAGGAGAAAGAAAATACCCACCACGGAAACCCAGAAATGACGGTTATGAAGCAAGGTTTAACCGAAATAGAAGAGACATCTTCTACGCCATGAGAGATGAACTACCTCCTCCTTCAACAATCCCTACACCaaaaaatggaagaaatatGGATTTGTGGTGTGAATATCACAAGAAACATGGGCACACACTTTCGAACTATCATGAATGA